The Prochlorococcus marinus XMU1419 nucleotide sequence CTCAAATAACTTTCTAAATTATTGATTGAAGATTTTCTGCCCCAAAGAAGTTCATTTCCAAAGAACGAAGATAGCTGTGTAGGTGTCTCTAAATTAAATACATAATTACTTTTAACAATATTTATAGCCTTATTTATTTCATCCAAAGTCAAGGCTTTTGAATTAGAAACTTCATCTATTATTTTATTAATTTGTTCTTCTACTAAATTAATATCTTTCGATTCACAACTTGCTTCTAATATGAACAGCCCACCTAATTCTCCAGCATTTACATCTACATATACTGATTCAACAAGATTACTATCTTCTTTTAAAATTTTCACTAATCTGCTGTTTCTTCCTACCGAGAGTATTGATGCTAATATCTCGAGTCCAATAATATTTTTTTGATCATTTAGGTTTGGGATAAACCAAGCCATAAATATTCTTGAAAACTCTAAATTATCAAATTTAATTAACTCTCTTCCATGCCTGATTTTTAAGGGTAGGTTATTGTTTTGAGTTTTAAAATTTGGAACTTTATATATTGGATTTTTATTGATACCAGATAGATCACTTTCTTCAAAATTTTTATAAATTTCTTTCGAAAGATTACCAGCAATTGCGATACAAATCTTCTCAGTATTGTAATGTTTTCGGTGAAATTCCACAATATCATTAATCTCCAATTTATTAATACTTTCTTCAGTTCCCAAAATAGAATTAGCATAATTAGGATTTAACCAAACCCTTTTCAAAAAGTAGTTAAATAATCTTTCTTCAATCTGATCATTTTGTTGTTTTATTTCATCAATTACTACTCCTTTTTCTTTTAGAAATTCATAAGGATTTAAATTTGGAGAAACGACAATATTTGTCAAAAGAGCAAGTGATTCTCTAAAGTTATTTGGTGGAACGAGAACGTGGTAATGAACATCATCATAACCAGTAGAAGCGTTACTCAAGCCGCCTAGTGATTCAATTTTGTGGTCAAATTCACCTGGCATTATTTTGTTAGAACCTTTAAATATCATATGTTCTAGAAAATGAGCAGTCCCGTTTTTACCAACCTCATCAAATG carries:
- a CDS encoding M16 family metallopeptidase; translated protein: MNVGDVNYYTHSSETKCVFVDNKELPLISIDMWCKAGSSFDEVGKNGTAHFLEHMIFKGSNKIMPGEFDHKIESLGGLSNASTGYDDVHYHVLVPPNNFRESLALLTNIVVSPNLNPYEFLKEKGVVIDEIKQQNDQIEERLFNYFLKRVWLNPNYANSILGTEESINKLEINDIVEFHRKHYNTEKICIAIAGNLSKEIYKNFEESDLSGINKNPIYKVPNFKTQNNNLPLKIRHGRELIKFDNLEFSRIFMAWFIPNLNDQKNIIGLEILASILSVGRNSRLVKILKEDSNLVESVYVDVNAGELGGLFILEASCESKDINLVEEQINKIIDEVSNSKALTLDEINKAINIVKSNYVFNLETPTQLSSFFGNELLWGRKSSINNLESYLRYWNDLDNFKEITEYIRADKFTLIASSSKC